A section of the Solitalea canadensis DSM 3403 genome encodes:
- a CDS encoding ABC transporter permease, producing the protein MLRNYFKIALRNLVKHKVFSFINIGGLAVGMAVAMLIGLWIWDELSFNKHFANYDRLVQVMQNQTFNGKINTQTAQPMPLGYELRSSYKSDFKYIVLSSWTQEHIIANGEKKLSIEGNFMQAEAPEMLTLHMLKGSRNGLTDPSSILISASYAEKLFGDEDPIEKVIKLDNRHSLKVTGVYKDFPFNTSFRGVKFIGAWDLYVTTEPWLKRALTSWGNNSFQLFGQLAPNADIYKVSAKIKYSKFNKIKLTDDVVGTSFKPTIFLHPASKWHLYSEFKNGVNVGGSIEFVWMFGLIGVFVLLLACINFMNLSTARSEKRAKEVGVRKSMGSLRRQLIVQFFSESLMIVSFAFVLALVFVVLSLPLFNEVADKRMIIPWNKPVFWVIGVGFTLVTGLIAGSYPALYLSSFQPVKVLKGKLRVGKLALLPRKVLVVLQFTVSVVLIIGTIVVFRQIQYAKDRPIGYDRNGLIYSIMKTPDIVNHYDAVKNDVINSGAAIEMTASQSPVTEVWSNSSGFTWKGKDPNSQDDFGIIGVFYDYGKTIGWQFTKGRDFSKEFKTDTTAFVINEAAAEFMGLKDPVGEIIGSVGGPERYKIVGVVKNMVMSSPYNPVKPTLFYLNSGRGDVITVKLNPKVSSKESLVKIETIFKKYNPAVPFEYKFADFEYNKKFGAEERIGKLSSVFACLAVFISCLGLFGLASFTAEQRTKEIGVRKVLGASVMNLWGLLSKDFVKLVIISCLIAIPIAYYFMHEWLQRYEYRSTIAWWIFIATVIGAMMITLLTVSFQAVKAALANPVKSLRTE; encoded by the coding sequence ATGTTACGCAACTACTTTAAAATAGCGCTGAGAAACCTGGTGAAGCACAAGGTGTTCTCATTCATAAACATTGGTGGCTTAGCGGTTGGTATGGCTGTAGCCATGTTAATTGGTTTGTGGATTTGGGATGAGTTATCTTTCAATAAACACTTTGCAAACTACGACCGGTTGGTACAGGTTATGCAGAATCAAACATTTAATGGAAAAATAAACACACAAACGGCACAACCAATGCCGTTGGGTTATGAATTACGATCATCCTACAAAAGCGATTTTAAATATATAGTGCTGTCATCTTGGACCCAGGAGCATATTATTGCCAATGGTGAAAAGAAACTTTCCATTGAAGGTAATTTTATGCAAGCGGAAGCTCCTGAAATGTTAACACTCCATATGTTAAAGGGAAGCAGAAATGGCTTAACAGATCCATCATCTATTCTTATTTCTGCTTCCTATGCTGAAAAATTATTTGGTGACGAAGATCCAATAGAAAAGGTTATCAAGCTAGATAATAGACACAGCCTAAAAGTTACCGGGGTTTATAAAGATTTTCCTTTCAATACTTCATTCAGGGGAGTGAAGTTTATTGGTGCCTGGGATCTGTATGTAACTACAGAACCCTGGTTAAAAAGAGCGTTGACTTCTTGGGGAAATAATTCGTTTCAGCTTTTTGGTCAACTGGCACCTAATGCAGATATCTACAAGGTATCAGCTAAAATCAAATACTCAAAATTCAATAAAATAAAACTAACCGATGATGTGGTTGGTACATCATTTAAACCAACAATCTTCCTTCATCCCGCTAGCAAATGGCATTTGTATTCTGAGTTTAAAAACGGAGTAAATGTTGGAGGGTCGATAGAATTTGTTTGGATGTTCGGGTTGATCGGAGTTTTTGTGCTCCTGTTGGCCTGTATCAACTTTATGAATTTAAGTACTGCACGTTCTGAAAAAAGGGCAAAAGAGGTTGGCGTACGAAAATCAATGGGTTCATTACGCCGTCAGTTGATCGTACAATTTTTTAGCGAATCACTAATGATCGTTTCATTCGCCTTTGTTTTGGCCTTGGTATTTGTTGTACTATCCTTGCCGTTATTTAATGAAGTTGCCGATAAACGGATGATCATTCCTTGGAACAAACCAGTGTTTTGGGTGATTGGAGTTGGGTTTACTTTAGTTACAGGCCTCATTGCCGGTAGTTATCCGGCGCTTTATTTATCATCTTTTCAGCCTGTTAAAGTGCTTAAAGGAAAACTGCGTGTTGGCAAACTTGCCTTATTACCTCGTAAAGTATTGGTTGTGCTGCAGTTTACGGTTTCGGTGGTGTTAATTATCGGAACGATTGTGGTATTCCGTCAAATTCAATATGCGAAAGACCGTCCGATTGGATATGATAGAAATGGCTTGATTTATAGCATCATGAAAACTCCTGATATAGTGAATCATTATGATGCTGTAAAAAATGATGTGATTAATTCAGGAGCCGCCATTGAGATGACCGCATCTCAAAGTCCGGTTACTGAAGTTTGGTCGAACAGCAGCGGTTTTACCTGGAAAGGAAAAGATCCTAACAGTCAGGATGATTTTGGGATAATAGGAGTATTCTACGATTATGGAAAAACCATCGGCTGGCAGTTCACCAAAGGCCGGGATTTTTCAAAGGAATTTAAAACGGATACGACTGCATTTGTTATCAATGAAGCGGCAGCAGAGTTTATGGGTCTTAAAGATCCGGTTGGTGAAATAATTGGCAGTGTAGGTGGACCTGAAAGGTACAAGATTGTAGGAGTGGTAAAAAATATGGTGATGTCATCACCTTACAATCCGGTAAAACCAACCTTGTTTTATTTAAATTCTGGTCGTGGCGATGTCATCACTGTTAAGTTAAATCCAAAAGTAAGTTCTAAAGAATCGCTTGTTAAAATTGAAACCATCTTTAAAAAATATAATCCTGCGGTTCCGTTCGAATACAAATTTGCCGATTTTGAATACAACAAGAAATTTGGTGCCGAGGAACGGATAGGGAAGCTTTCTTCTGTATTTGCTTGTCTGGCTGTTTTCATTAGCTGTTTAGGTTTGTTTGGTTTGGCTTCATTTACTGCCGAGCAGCGAACCAAAGAAATTGGTGTACGTAAAGTACTCGGAGCTTCTGTGATGAACCTATGGGGATTACTCTCAAAAGATTTCGTAAAGCTTGTGATCATTTCATGTTTAATTGCAATTCCAATCGCTTACTACTTTATGCATGAATGGTTACAGCGTTATGAATATCGCTCAACAATAGCCTGGTGGATTTTTATTGCTACTGTAATTGGTGCAATGATGATCACCTTATTAACGGTGAGTTTTCAGGCTGTAAAAGCAGCTTTAGCCAATCCGGTTAAAAGTTTAAGAACAGAATAA
- a CDS encoding nuclear transport factor 2 family protein, translating to MKTTLLSFKIAIIFIACFVERSNAQTISKPYKPASQELFNEIAHMDSVMFNAFNAHNLEALKTTFSTDLEFYHDKGGLAGYDQTMENFKSLFEKNKDTGLRRDLVKGSLEVYPINNYGAVEVCSHKFCHVENGKDDCGVFKNIMIWQKKDGQWKVTRVISYDH from the coding sequence ATGAAAACAACACTATTGAGCTTTAAGATTGCAATTATCTTCATTGCCTGTTTTGTGGAAAGGAGTAATGCACAGACTATATCAAAGCCATATAAGCCGGCTTCTCAAGAGCTTTTTAATGAAATTGCTCATATGGATAGCGTAATGTTTAACGCTTTTAATGCACATAATTTAGAGGCACTTAAAACAACTTTTTCAACTGATTTAGAATTCTATCATGATAAAGGCGGATTAGCAGGTTATGATCAAACAATGGAAAATTTTAAATCCTTGTTCGAAAAAAATAAAGACACTGGCTTAAGAAGAGACCTTGTAAAAGGAAGTCTAGAGGTGTATCCCATCAATAATTATGGAGCTGTAGAAGTCTGCAGTCATAAGTTTTGCCATGTAGAAAACGGTAAAGATGATTGTGGTGTATTCAAAAACATTATGATCTGGCAAAAGAAAGACGGACAATGGAAAGTTACCCGCGTAATCAGCTACGACCATTAA